From a single Francisella halioticida genomic region:
- a CDS encoding O-methyltransferase produces MKQNQFTQDDIWQYCLDHTSDLSINLEQLNTQTREQVYGAQMLSEKIVAKLLQFFVFTSKAKICVDVGTFTGMSAIAMAEVSPGIKIYTIDRPNQSGERLAKELIVKYPNINYLEGDAINILPELPNNIDIAFIDADKKQTQKYFDILINKMSNNGIIIVDDILWRGEVLDPQDKRAKALDEFNKYVNQREDLETLVLPIRHGINIIRKI; encoded by the coding sequence ATGAAGCAAAATCAATTTACTCAGGATGATATTTGGCAATACTGTCTTGATCACACTAGTGATTTATCTATAAACCTTGAACAATTAAACACCCAAACGAGAGAACAAGTTTATGGTGCACAGATGTTATCAGAAAAGATAGTTGCTAAATTGTTACAGTTTTTTGTATTTACTAGTAAGGCTAAAATATGTGTTGATGTTGGCACATTCACAGGAATGTCAGCTATAGCTATGGCTGAAGTATCACCAGGTATAAAAATTTACACTATTGATAGACCTAATCAGTCAGGTGAAAGGCTAGCAAAAGAACTTATAGTTAAATATCCAAATATAAACTACCTTGAAGGTGATGCTATAAATATTTTACCAGAACTACCTAATAATATAGATATAGCATTTATTGATGCTGATAAAAAACAAACACAGAAGTATTTTGATATTTTAATAAATAAAATGTCTAATAACGGTATAATCATTGTAGATGATATTTTATGGCGAGGCGAAGTCCTAGACCCTCAGGATAAACGTGCTAAAGCTCTTGATGAATTTAATAAGTATGTAAATCAAAGAGAGGATTTAGAAACATTAGTTTTACCTATTCGTCATGGTATTAATATAATTAGAAAGATTTAG
- a CDS encoding HAD family acid phosphatase, with protein sequence MILKKVNLALFLIVGVSSSVFAVGCNPNVDGVKWYHVSAEKKALYHQAYNVASEKIKHEVKKEKLKKDSWGVILDIDETTLDSSANEYKNYRNYKFNENMLKKGDAIATPGAIKFTHLVHKLGGYVSFVTNRGGNDKKEFNATVKNLKQQDIYFDQVLFSNKDDGKEQFNKNSRFKAVQTGEYNKKLIFTNELPAHKVIAYFGDNIQDFPHMKQQSMQKADPEAYKEFGSKYFIMPNPMYGSWQ encoded by the coding sequence ATGATATTAAAAAAAGTAAATTTAGCATTATTTTTAATTGTAGGAGTTTCAAGTTCTGTATTTGCTGTAGGATGTAATCCTAATGTTGATGGTGTTAAGTGGTATCATGTTTCAGCTGAGAAAAAAGCGTTGTATCATCAAGCTTATAATGTCGCAAGTGAAAAAATAAAACATGAAGTTAAAAAAGAAAAACTTAAAAAAGATTCGTGGGGAGTTATATTAGACATTGATGAAACTACACTAGATAGTTCTGCAAATGAGTATAAAAACTATAGAAATTATAAATTTAATGAAAATATGCTTAAAAAAGGAGATGCTATAGCTACTCCAGGAGCTATTAAATTTACTCATTTAGTTCATAAGCTAGGCGGTTATGTAAGTTTTGTTACTAATAGAGGTGGTAATGATAAAAAAGAATTTAATGCTACTGTTAAAAACTTAAAACAGCAAGATATTTATTTTGATCAAGTTCTTTTCTCAAATAAAGATGATGGTAAAGAGCAGTTTAACAAAAATTCAAGATTTAAAGCTGTACAAACAGGAGAGTATAATAAAAAATTAATATTTACTAATGAATTACCAGCTCATAAAGTTATAGCTTACTTTGGTGATAATATTCAGGACTTCCCTCACATGAAGCAGCAAAGTATGCAAAAAGCCGATCCAGAAGCATATAAAGAATTTGGTTCTAAATATTTCATCATGCCGAATCCAATGTATGGAAGTTGGCAGTAA
- a CDS encoding thymidine kinase: MAKLYFRYSSMDAGKTLDLLKVAYNYEDRGRKSLILTSAVDKRAGLNKVKSRIGIDQDAYSLTDRDNIYNFVQKYNQQTSVDCVLIDEIHFLKSDQVWQLSEIVDDLNIPVICYGLRTNYLGQPFETAALLLAIADTLEEVKTICHCGKKASFNMMVQNGQAIKEGDPIVVDDVSLKEMDIKYVSVCRKHWKKGVYR, encoded by the coding sequence GTGGCAAAGCTATATTTTAGATATTCATCTATGGATGCAGGTAAGACTTTAGATCTTTTAAAGGTTGCTTATAACTACGAAGATCGTGGTAGGAAATCATTGATTTTAACTTCTGCAGTTGATAAAAGAGCAGGGTTAAATAAGGTCAAATCACGTATAGGAATTGACCAAGATGCATATTCTTTGACAGATCGGGACAACATCTATAACTTTGTTCAAAAATACAATCAGCAAACATCTGTAGATTGTGTATTAATTGATGAGATACATTTTTTAAAATCTGATCAGGTATGGCAACTATCAGAAATTGTCGATGATCTAAATATTCCAGTAATTTGCTATGGCTTACGTACTAATTATTTGGGTCAACCATTTGAAACAGCAGCCTTACTATTAGCTATAGCTGATACATTAGAGGAAGTTAAAACAATTTGTCATTGTGGCAAAAAGGCGAGTTTTAATATGATGGTACAAAATGGTCAAGCTATAAAAGAAGGAGATCCTATAGTTGTTGATGATGTTTCTTTAAAAGAAATGGATATAAAATATGTTTCTGTATGTCGTAAGCATTGGAAAAAAGGCGTTTATAGATAA
- a CDS encoding sterol desaturase family protein has product MNVAKFKKILGTGYWSDFYVYPIATIIFFIYGLKLLNFNIGAVVILFVIGIILGSLIEYFIHRILFHHCPIFKELHQLHHDKPIELIGSPTYVSLPVYIICVFIPLCVITNTGWASVIFSAFLLDLLFYFIVHHTTHHVRSKKGSILHWYKRYHATHHQNPNINFSVAFPIWDIIFQTKQKK; this is encoded by the coding sequence ATGAATGTTGCTAAATTTAAAAAGATTCTTGGCACTGGCTATTGGAGTGATTTTTACGTTTATCCTATAGCTACTATTATCTTTTTTATCTATGGTTTGAAGTTACTTAACTTTAATATAGGAGCAGTAGTTATATTATTTGTAATTGGTATTATCCTTGGATCTCTTATTGAGTATTTTATTCATAGAATTCTTTTTCATCATTGTCCTATATTTAAAGAGCTACATCAATTACATCATGATAAACCTATTGAACTTATAGGAAGTCCTACCTACGTATCATTACCTGTTTACATAATTTGTGTTTTTATTCCACTATGTGTCATTACTAATACAGGCTGGGCTAGTGTTATATTTAGTGCATTTCTATTAGACTTATTATTCTACTTTATAGTTCATCATACAACTCATCATGTGAGATCTAAAAAAGGTTCAATATTACATTGGTATAAAAGGTATCATGCGACACATCATCAAAATCCAAATATAAACTTTTCTGTAGCCTTTCCTATTTGGGATATTATTTTCCAAACTAAACAAAAAAAATAA
- a CDS encoding IS3 family transposase, whose product MDELRKDKDATSKKLVEVIVERDFLMGKLKSLVSSNDRVNSVDTKLELSLNNQLKLLSVSKSVYYYTPISKFSSNDDIRLLNAIDLIHTKHPYYGTRRLVKLLNRLGFLVGRKLIKSAMEFMGIKALYPKKKRTVINKQHKKYPYLLNVFKNETNQVVIDKANKVWSADITYIRLECGYAYLAAIIDWHSKKILAWKISNTMDTHLTTSVLKEALFKYGKPDIFNSDQGTQYTAKEHIKIISDNKINISMDAKGRSIDNIAIERFWRTLKYENVYPASYITMKEAKVGIKEYIDIYNNERLHSSIGYMTPDEVYSGILDAA is encoded by the coding sequence ATAGATGAGCTTAGAAAAGATAAAGATGCAACAAGTAAAAAACTAGTCGAGGTAATAGTAGAGAGGGATTTTTTAATGGGAAAGCTAAAAAGCTTGGTATCATCAAATGATAGAGTAAACTCTGTAGATACTAAGCTAGAATTATCTTTAAATAATCAGCTTAAACTATTATCTGTATCTAAGAGTGTGTACTATTATACACCAATATCAAAATTTAGTAGTAATGATGATATTAGACTATTAAATGCAATAGATTTGATACATACTAAACATCCATATTATGGTACGAGAAGGCTAGTAAAGTTGCTAAATAGATTAGGATTTCTAGTTGGAAGGAAGCTAATCAAAAGTGCTATGGAATTCATGGGTATTAAGGCATTGTATCCTAAAAAAAAGAGAACTGTCATTAATAAGCAACACAAGAAATATCCATACTTACTTAATGTATTTAAAAATGAGACGAATCAGGTTGTTATAGATAAAGCTAATAAGGTATGGAGTGCTGATATCACGTATATTAGACTAGAATGTGGGTATGCATATTTAGCAGCCATAATAGATTGGCATAGCAAGAAAATACTAGCTTGGAAGATTTCTAATACTATGGATACACATCTAACAACTAGTGTGTTAAAAGAAGCGTTATTTAAATATGGTAAACCTGATATCTTTAACTCTGATCAAGGAACTCAATATACAGCAAAAGAGCATATTAAAATAATATCTGATAATAAAATAAATATATCTATGGATGCTAAAGGAAGATCTATAGATAATATTGCAATTGAGAGATTTTGGAGAACACTGAAATATGAAAATGTTTATCCGGCATCATATATAACTATGAAAGAGGCTAAAGTAGGTATCAAAGAATATATTGATATTTACAACAATGAAAGACTACATTCTAGTATTGGATATATGACTCCTGATGAAGTATATTCTGGTATTTTAGATGCTGCATAA
- a CDS encoding transposase — MSKKRVTYTADFKAKVIIELLEGDMTVNEIASKYDLLPKNVHNWKQ, encoded by the coding sequence ATGAGTAAAAAAAGAGTAACGTATACAGCTGATTTTAAAGCTAAAGTAATTATAGAATTGCTAGAAGGCGATATGACAGTTAATGAGATAGCAAGTAAGTATGATTTACTTCCTAAAAACGTGCACAATTGGAAGCAGTAA
- the rlmKL gene encoding bifunctional 23S rRNA (guanine(2069)-N(7))-methyltransferase RlmK/23S rRNA (guanine(2445)-N(2))-methyltransferase RlmL — protein MQKYTFFVSCAKGIELLLKDELQRLDIVSYEKLAGVEFEGTLEQAYKVCIYSHLASQVMLKIATEKVTDQQSLYSFISSINWMSYFDVDKAFKIIISGKHYDFNNTMFVSQKTKDAIVDQFRKETGHRPNINTENPNNVIKLHLHKQFVNVFLCLNIDSLHKRSYRQFQGQAPLKESLAAAMLIKAGWLDELKKNQPILIDPMCGSGTILIEAALMATNVAPVLLNKEFKIFDSKIHSETLWDHLINEAQKSQKPINAIIQGYDIDNNVLDKAEKNIYQADVDDIVNIKRRDIRDLENEFDSEGLIVTNPPYGERLYGDQLDELLDIFNGFGDRLSQDFYGWKVAILTSLSDSIKEMQLRTTKRNKFYNGAIETVLYQFDINEHARFKHESQLEKNVRIAEASAQKSNEHIDFSNKLKKNLKSLKPWLKQTGVECYRLYDADIPTFAIAVDIYGEHIFLQEYRADATIDQNVAKQRFYQAIYQIHKTLGVTYENIHTRVRQRQKGKDQYQKESDKNNFHVINESDAKFYVNFDDYLDTGIFLDHRKIRQLVTKSAKDKSLLNLFSYTCTASVHASLKGTKTTNVDMSNIYLEWGKTNFILNNIDHKKHNFIQADCIGWLKSNTEKFDVVFLDPPTFSNSKRMDDILDVQRDHQLLINLAMDSLKKDGVLYFSNNYRRFKMSQEIIDKFNCENIDRKCLSRDFLSNKNIHNCWEIRY, from the coding sequence ATGCAAAAATACACATTTTTTGTTAGCTGCGCAAAAGGCATCGAACTACTATTGAAAGATGAGTTACAAAGATTAGATATTGTATCATATGAGAAACTTGCCGGAGTTGAATTTGAAGGAACGTTAGAACAAGCTTACAAGGTTTGTATCTATTCACATCTAGCTAGTCAAGTAATGTTGAAAATAGCTACTGAGAAGGTAACTGATCAGCAAAGCTTATATAGCTTTATATCCTCTATAAACTGGATGAGTTATTTTGATGTTGATAAAGCTTTTAAAATTATAATTTCTGGAAAGCATTATGATTTTAATAATACAATGTTTGTTTCTCAGAAAACTAAAGATGCGATAGTTGATCAATTTCGTAAAGAGACAGGCCATCGCCCAAATATTAATACAGAAAATCCCAATAACGTGATAAAACTTCATTTACATAAACAGTTTGTAAATGTTTTTTTATGTTTAAATATAGATAGCTTACATAAGCGTAGTTATAGACAATTCCAAGGACAAGCACCTCTTAAAGAATCTCTAGCAGCAGCAATGCTTATCAAAGCAGGGTGGTTAGATGAACTTAAAAAAAATCAACCAATACTTATAGATCCGATGTGTGGTTCTGGGACTATTCTTATTGAAGCTGCGCTTATGGCAACAAATGTTGCTCCTGTGTTGTTAAATAAAGAATTTAAAATATTTGATTCAAAAATTCATAGTGAAACCCTCTGGGATCATCTAATAAATGAAGCTCAAAAATCTCAAAAACCTATAAATGCGATTATTCAAGGATATGATATTGATAATAACGTTTTAGATAAAGCAGAGAAAAACATTTATCAAGCAGATGTTGATGATATTGTAAATATTAAACGCCGTGATATTCGAGACCTTGAAAATGAATTTGATAGCGAGGGATTGATCGTTACAAACCCACCATATGGTGAGAGGTTATATGGTGATCAACTTGATGAGCTTTTAGATATTTTTAACGGTTTTGGAGATAGGTTATCGCAAGATTTTTATGGTTGGAAAGTTGCAATCCTTACAAGCCTTTCTGACTCAATTAAAGAAATGCAACTTCGTACTACAAAGCGTAATAAGTTTTATAATGGGGCTATTGAAACAGTTTTATATCAATTTGATATAAATGAGCATGCAAGATTTAAACATGAAAGTCAGCTTGAAAAAAATGTTCGTATAGCAGAAGCAAGTGCACAAAAATCTAATGAACATATTGATTTTTCAAATAAGCTTAAAAAGAATCTTAAAAGTTTAAAACCTTGGTTAAAACAGACTGGGGTTGAGTGCTATCGCCTATATGACGCTGATATTCCAACATTTGCTATAGCAGTAGATATATATGGTGAGCATATATTTTTACAAGAATATAGAGCAGATGCAACTATAGATCAAAATGTTGCTAAACAAAGATTTTATCAAGCTATATATCAAATACATAAAACGTTAGGTGTTACTTACGAAAATATTCACACCCGTGTGCGTCAGCGTCAAAAAGGCAAAGACCAGTATCAAAAAGAAAGTGATAAAAATAATTTTCATGTGATAAATGAGTCTGATGCTAAATTTTATGTCAATTTTGATGATTACTTAGATACAGGTATTTTCTTAGATCATCGTAAGATTAGACAACTTGTTACTAAATCTGCTAAAGACAAATCTCTATTAAACCTTTTTAGTTATACCTGTACAGCTAGTGTCCATGCCTCTCTGAAGGGGACTAAAACTACTAATGTAGATATGTCTAATATATATTTAGAATGGGGTAAAACTAACTTTATACTCAACAATATTGATCATAAAAAACATAATTTTATCCAAGCTGATTGTATAGGATGGCTAAAATCTAATACCGAGAAATTTGATGTGGTATTTCTTGATCCACCAACTTTCTCAAATTCGAAACGTATGGACGATATTTTAGATGTACAAAGAGATCATCAATTACTTATAAATCTTGCTATGGACTCTCTTAAGAAAGATGGTGTACTATATTTTTCAAATAATTATAGACGCTTTAAAATGTCTCAAGAAATCATTGATAAATTTAATTGTGAGAATATTGATAGAAAATGCCTTTCAAGAGATTTTCTCTCTAATAAAAATATCCATAATTGTTGGGAAATAAGATATTGA